A genomic region of Micromonospora sp. NBRC 110009 contains the following coding sequences:
- a CDS encoding TetR family transcriptional regulator → MLDACAELVDEVGYEGLTTTLLAERAEVAIGSVYQFFPDKRAIVQALTLRTMESYLQRLDERFASDDLTHWWDGVDAAIDEYITMHRTVPGFRTLHFGDVVDLHLLDEQRDNNGVIADQLARLLTERFGLAGVPDLRFHLEIAVEASDALIKLAFRRKPEGDDQVLVESKALIREYLHRQVDARTEVAQPS, encoded by the coding sequence ATGCTGGACGCCTGCGCCGAGCTCGTCGACGAGGTGGGGTACGAGGGTTTGACCACGACCCTGCTCGCCGAGCGTGCCGAGGTGGCGATCGGGTCGGTCTACCAGTTCTTTCCGGACAAGCGGGCGATCGTGCAGGCGCTGACCCTGCGCACGATGGAGTCCTACCTCCAGCGGCTCGACGAGCGGTTCGCCTCCGACGACCTGACCCACTGGTGGGACGGCGTCGACGCGGCGATCGACGAGTACATCACGATGCACCGCACCGTCCCCGGGTTCCGTACCCTGCACTTCGGCGACGTGGTCGACCTGCACCTGCTCGACGAGCAGCGGGACAACAATGGCGTGATCGCCGACCAGTTGGCCCGTCTGCTCACCGAGCGTTTCGGTCTGGCCGGCGTGCCGGACCTCCGGTTCCACCTGGAAATCGCGGTGGAGGCGTCCGACGCGCTGATCAAGCTGGCGTTCCGCCGCAAGCCCGAGGGCGACGATCAGGTGCTGGTCGAGTCGAAGGCGCTGATCCGGGAGTACCTGCACCGGCAGGTCGACGCCCGGACCGAGGTCGCCCAGCCGAGCTGA